The Pirellulimonas nuda genome includes a region encoding these proteins:
- a CDS encoding phosphatidate cytidylyltransferase, whose product MNQSSWALAATVVGLLGAATLIGRLLTRMHHLGLNPVAVESFNSRLRAWWTICSFMAVAFISKSLTVAMFGVVSFQALREFITLTPTRPGDHRALFWVFFFFTPLQYLLVGMDYYSVYSILIPVYAFLFIPLRVAIAGDAKRFLERVAKIQCALLVCVYCLSYAPALLYLDAPGLDDAKRARLLFFFIVITIVSEAVQFVWSRLYGRHVIAPEINAARTWEGLLGGSATTALIGMALYWATPYTELWHAALVSMLVAVMGFAGAMTMSAIKRDRGVSDFGTLVEGHGGVLDRIDAICFAAPVFYHVSKLLLVG is encoded by the coding sequence ATGAACCAATCAAGCTGGGCGCTGGCCGCAACGGTGGTCGGCCTGCTCGGGGCCGCGACCCTCATCGGACGGCTGCTGACGCGGATGCACCACCTGGGGCTCAACCCCGTAGCGGTGGAGAGCTTCAACAGCCGCCTGCGGGCCTGGTGGACCATCTGCTCGTTCATGGCCGTGGCGTTCATCTCCAAGAGCCTCACCGTGGCGATGTTCGGGGTGGTGAGCTTCCAGGCGCTGCGTGAGTTCATCACGCTCACCCCCACGCGTCCCGGCGACCACCGCGCGCTATTTTGGGTGTTCTTCTTCTTCACCCCGCTGCAGTACCTGCTGGTCGGCATGGACTACTACAGCGTCTACAGCATCTTGATCCCGGTCTACGCGTTCCTGTTCATCCCGCTGCGGGTAGCGATCGCCGGCGACGCCAAGCGGTTCCTTGAGCGGGTGGCCAAGATCCAGTGCGCGCTGCTGGTGTGCGTCTATTGCCTGAGCTACGCCCCCGCGCTGCTGTACCTAGACGCCCCGGGTCTCGACGACGCCAAACGCGCCCGGCTGCTGTTTTTCTTCATCGTCATCACGATCGTCAGCGAGGCGGTGCAGTTTGTCTGGAGCCGGCTGTATGGCCGGCACGTGATCGCGCCGGAAATCAACGCGGCCCGCACCTGGGAGGGGCTGCTGGGGGGGTCGGCCACCACGGCGCTCATCGGCATGGCCCTCTACTGGGCCACCCCCTACACCGAGCTGTGGCACGCCGCGTTGGTGTCGATGCTGGTGGCGGTGATGGGCTTCGCCGGCGCGATGACCATGAGCGCCATCAAACGCGACCGCGGCGTGAGCGACTTCGGCACGCTGGTCGAGGGGCACGGCGGCGTGCTCGACCGCATCGACGCCATCTGCTTCGCGGCGCCCGTGTTCTACCACGTGTCGAAGCTGCTGCTGGTGGGGTAG
- a CDS encoding glycosyltransferase: MRVAFIQTTMIVGGAETLLVNLIRRLDRTRFQPELVCLKDRGPLGDLLADEVPVHANLLSGKHDLRVLPRLARLLRKRKIDAVVTVGAGDKMFWGRLAAKRAGVPVIAAALHSTGWPDVVGRLNRMLTPWTDAFIGCAPSHGRFLVEQERFPAAKVFVIPNGVDTQRFAPPVDRAAIRAELGLHPTAPVVGILAALRPEKNHEMFLHVAALVRRQLRDARFLVIGDGPRRAELEALAQELGLADYVCFLGNRDDVPRVIGATDVMTLTSRIEASPVSILEAMAVGRPVVATRVGSVAETVTEGQTGCLVDSDDQAAMVDRVAELLCDPLRAEAYGRAGRTWVVQQRSLSVMVEGYEELLEDLYQRKSSRRPMRQPAGAPGDLATLDLRAPALLVHPAES, translated from the coding sequence ATGCGCGTCGCCTTCATCCAAACAACCATGATCGTCGGGGGTGCCGAGACGCTGCTGGTGAACCTGATCCGCCGGCTCGACCGCACCCGGTTCCAGCCAGAGCTGGTCTGCCTCAAGGACCGCGGCCCGCTGGGGGACCTGCTGGCCGACGAGGTGCCGGTGCACGCCAACCTGCTGTCGGGCAAGCACGACCTGAGGGTGCTGCCCCGGCTCGCGCGGCTGCTGCGCAAGCGCAAGATCGACGCGGTGGTGACCGTGGGCGCCGGCGACAAGATGTTCTGGGGCCGGCTCGCGGCCAAGCGGGCCGGCGTGCCGGTGATCGCCGCGGCGCTGCACAGCACCGGCTGGCCCGACGTGGTGGGCCGGCTGAACCGCATGCTCACGCCGTGGACCGACGCCTTCATCGGCTGCGCCCCCTCGCACGGCCGGTTCCTGGTAGAGCAGGAACGCTTCCCCGCCGCGAAGGTGTTTGTGATCCCCAACGGGGTCGACACTCAGCGGTTCGCGCCGCCGGTAGACCGCGCCGCCATCCGGGCCGAGCTGGGGCTGCACCCCACCGCGCCGGTGGTTGGCATCCTCGCCGCGCTGCGGCCCGAGAAGAACCACGAGATGTTCCTGCACGTCGCGGCCCTGGTCCGGCGGCAGCTACGCGACGCGCGGTTCTTGGTGATCGGCGACGGCCCGCGCCGCGCAGAGCTCGAGGCGCTGGCCCAAGAGCTCGGCCTGGCCGATTACGTCTGCTTCCTGGGCAATCGTGACGACGTGCCCCGCGTGATCGGCGCCACGGACGTGATGACCCTCACCTCGCGGATCGAGGCCAGCCCGGTGTCCATCCTCGAAGCGATGGCGGTCGGCCGCCCGGTGGTGGCGACGCGGGTCGGATCGGTCGCCGAAACGGTCACCGAGGGCCAAACGGGCTGCCTGGTCGACAGCGACGACCAAGCCGCCATGGTCGACCGCGTCGCCGAGCTGCTGTGCGACCCCCTGCGAGCCGAGGCCTACGGCCGCGCCGGCCGCACGTGGGTGGTGCAGCAGCGGTCGCTCAGCGTGATGGTCGAGGGGTACGAGGAATTGCTCGAAGATCTCTACCAAAGAAAGTCCTCGCGTCGCCCGATGCGCCAGCCAGCGGGGGCGCCAGGCGATCTGGCGACGCTCGACCTGCGGGCGCCGGCGCTCCTGGTTCATCCGGCTGAAAGCTGA
- a CDS encoding DNA-directed RNA polymerase subunit alpha C-terminal domain-containing protein has protein sequence MTPVQDAAEIKNIVLSSSGFGPREIDQIVSGIAANYTRYRELREAVAELEAQTGKSPAAAARLGVCQFLLGRYSEAAETLTHADGGALTHFYLGKAYLSLDQHDEGMKAFDQSERAGIGKDIVALAKAETLRLAGKLDESIKLLDGLSGAVEQTAEYLYQRAATIQTMDAPDGEVIALLERAVAANNTHAGALFGLALANDRHGNDDYARELYERASIQFPAHVGTLLNLGILYEDHEQYDRARGCYQRILDAYPSHTRARLFFRDADASRDMFYDEDARRKQDRLSQVLSIPVTDFELSVRSRNCLQKMGIMTLGDLTETTEQELLASKNFGETSLVEIREMLESKNLELGQFSGQRREEEPAYDPDALSPDERALLDRPIADLNLSVRARKCMVRLGLTTIGELVRRSGDDLLECKNFGVTSLNEVRERLTQNGLKLRGE, from the coding sequence ATGACGCCCGTTCAGGACGCCGCAGAAATCAAGAACATCGTCCTCTCCAGCAGCGGCTTCGGCCCGCGGGAAATCGATCAGATCGTCTCGGGGATCGCCGCCAACTACACCCGCTACCGCGAGCTCCGCGAAGCGGTGGCCGAGCTCGAGGCCCAAACCGGCAAGTCCCCCGCCGCGGCCGCCCGCCTGGGGGTCTGCCAGTTCCTGCTGGGACGTTACTCGGAAGCTGCCGAGACGCTGACCCACGCGGACGGCGGCGCCCTGACCCACTTCTACCTGGGCAAGGCCTACCTGTCGCTCGACCAGCACGACGAAGGGATGAAGGCCTTCGACCAGTCCGAACGGGCCGGCATCGGCAAAGACATCGTCGCCCTGGCCAAGGCCGAGACGCTCCGCCTGGCCGGCAAGCTAGACGAGTCGATCAAGCTGCTCGACGGCCTCTCGGGCGCGGTCGAGCAGACCGCCGAGTACCTCTACCAGCGGGCCGCCACGATCCAGACCATGGACGCCCCGGACGGCGAGGTGATCGCCCTCTTGGAGCGGGCCGTGGCCGCCAACAACACCCACGCCGGCGCCCTGTTCGGCCTGGCCCTGGCCAACGACCGCCACGGCAACGACGACTACGCCCGTGAGCTGTACGAGCGGGCCAGCATCCAGTTCCCGGCCCACGTCGGCACGCTGCTGAACCTGGGCATCCTGTACGAAGACCACGAACAGTACGACCGCGCCCGCGGCTGCTACCAGCGGATCCTAGACGCCTACCCCAGCCACACGCGGGCCCGGCTGTTCTTCCGCGACGCAGACGCCTCGCGCGACATGTTCTACGACGAAGACGCCCGCCGGAAGCAGGACCGCCTGTCGCAGGTGCTCAGCATCCCGGTCACCGACTTCGAGCTCAGCGTCCGCAGCCGCAACTGCCTGCAGAAGATGGGCATCATGACCCTCGGCGACCTGACCGAGACCACCGAGCAGGAGCTGCTGGCCAGCAAGAACTTCGGCGAGACCTCGCTGGTCGAGATCCGCGAGATGCTGGAGTCGAAGAACCTGGAGCTCGGCCAGTTCTCCGGCCAACGCCGCGAAGAAGAGCCCGCCTACGACCCGGACGCCCTCTCGCCCGACGAGCGGGCGCTGCTCGACCGCCCGATCGCCGACCTGAACCTCTCGGTCCGTGCCCGCAAGTGCATGGTCCGCCTGGGGCTCACGACCATCGGCGAGCTGGTCCGCCGCTCCGGCGACGACCTGCTGGAGTGCAAGAACTTCGGCGTCACCAGCCTGAACGAGGTCCGCGAGCGCCTCACCCAGAACGGCCTCAAGCTGCGTGGAGAATAA
- a CDS encoding polysaccharide deacetylase family protein, with amino-acid sequence MRIDRQLALSAYYAATLPVRSWQSRARCAAGQAPVRIMFYHRVADDTPNAWTIGTRAFRRQMEWVARRFDVVPLAEAQRRIARGHNQRPTACITFDDGYADNCRFAIPLLLRMGLPFTYFVATRHIAQGLPFPHDSQAGAPLRPNTAAEVRAMHGAGVEIGAHTRSHADLGSIEDSARLHDEIVGSVRDLHAMLDAPVRYFAFPFGLHQNLRHEAFAIARAAGLAGVCSAYGGYNFPGDDPFHLQRFHADPELIRLKNWLTIDPRKLGAVERYEYERRSQSRTPLPLQGEGVGVGTQPGQLDHSTRLD; translated from the coding sequence ATGCGAATCGACCGCCAACTCGCGCTGTCCGCCTACTACGCCGCTACGCTGCCGGTGCGTTCCTGGCAGTCTCGGGCCCGCTGCGCCGCGGGGCAGGCGCCGGTGCGGATCATGTTCTACCACCGCGTGGCGGACGACACGCCCAACGCCTGGACCATCGGCACGCGGGCCTTCCGTAGGCAGATGGAGTGGGTGGCGCGGCGGTTCGACGTGGTCCCCTTGGCCGAGGCGCAGCGACGCATCGCCCGCGGCCACAACCAGCGCCCGACCGCCTGCATCACGTTTGACGACGGCTACGCAGACAACTGCCGGTTCGCCATCCCGCTGCTGCTGCGGATGGGGCTCCCGTTTACCTACTTCGTCGCTACCCGGCACATCGCCCAGGGGCTCCCCTTCCCGCACGACTCTCAGGCCGGCGCGCCGCTGCGGCCCAACACGGCCGCGGAGGTCCGCGCCATGCACGGCGCCGGCGTTGAGATCGGCGCCCACACGCGCAGCCACGCCGACCTGGGGAGCATCGAAGACTCCGCCCGGCTGCACGACGAGATCGTCGGCTCGGTGCGCGACCTACACGCCATGCTCGACGCCCCGGTGCGGTACTTTGCGTTCCCGTTCGGCCTGCACCAGAACCTCCGCCACGAGGCGTTCGCCATCGCCCGCGCCGCGGGGCTGGCCGGCGTGTGCAGCGCCTACGGCGGCTACAACTTCCCGGGTGACGACCCCTTCCACCTGCAACGCTTTCACGCCGACCCAGAGCTGATCCGGCTGAAGAACTGGCTCACGATCGACCCAAGAAAGCTGGGGGCGGTGGAGCGGTACGAGTACGAGCGGCGGAGCCAATCACGTACCCCCCTCCCCCTTCAGGGGGAGGGGGTTGGCGTGGGTACACAGCCTGGCCAACTCGATCACTCAACGCGACTTGACTAG
- a CDS encoding lipopolysaccharide biosynthesis protein, with product MVVLLAVTVVQRSIGFGRGVLFCRWLDAEALGRWEMAYGFLLLAAPLAVLGLPGSFGRYLVRFREQGRLRLFLRRTTLWTALLSAAAVAALILFRAPMAELVFGDPARAGLMTLVALTLAAVIAHHFAEAVLAGMRLFRLVSAMHFFQSTAFALIAVTLLLTWGPRAESIVVAYGLACVASLLAVGVRAAIEARGEQDTAEPVAHREFWPPLMRFAIWIWVANLLANLFAVIDRYMILHFGGFDATAALAQVGNYHAANIVPALMVSIANLLVGAVTPHLSHAWEQGRRDEVSDQLNLTLKLTALGMLAGGCAVLVGCPWLFATAFPGKYAEGLAVLPWAVVACVWFGVMMVAQTYAFCAEKSRRCALPLAAGLLANVLLNLLLLPRLGLLGAVVATALATLLALVGQLIVNQRLGMRLHRGTLLLCAAPAALTAGPAAAALMLCVAMLARRVVFSPEELAKAGTLRLGVFPRAAGA from the coding sequence GTGGTGGTGCTGCTCGCCGTGACGGTGGTGCAGCGCTCCATCGGCTTCGGCCGCGGGGTGCTGTTCTGCCGGTGGCTCGACGCCGAGGCGCTGGGCCGCTGGGAGATGGCCTACGGGTTCTTGCTGCTGGCGGCGCCGTTGGCGGTGCTGGGGCTCCCGGGGTCGTTCGGCAGGTACCTGGTGCGTTTCCGCGAGCAGGGCCGGCTGCGGCTCTTCTTGCGACGCACCACGCTGTGGACGGCGCTGCTGTCGGCCGCCGCGGTGGCTGCACTGATATTGTTCCGCGCGCCGATGGCGGAGCTGGTGTTCGGCGACCCTGCGCGGGCCGGGCTGATGACGCTGGTGGCGCTGACGCTCGCCGCGGTGATCGCGCACCACTTTGCCGAGGCGGTGCTGGCCGGGATGCGGCTGTTCCGGCTGGTCTCCGCGATGCACTTTTTCCAGAGCACCGCGTTTGCGTTGATTGCGGTGACGCTGCTGCTGACCTGGGGCCCCCGTGCAGAGAGCATCGTCGTCGCCTACGGGCTGGCCTGTGTGGCGTCTCTGCTGGCCGTGGGGGTCCGCGCGGCAATCGAGGCCCGCGGCGAGCAGGACACCGCCGAGCCGGTGGCGCACCGCGAGTTCTGGCCCCCGCTGATGCGGTTCGCCATCTGGATCTGGGTGGCCAACCTGCTGGCGAACCTGTTTGCGGTGATCGACCGCTACATGATCCTCCACTTCGGCGGCTTCGACGCGACTGCGGCCCTTGCGCAGGTGGGCAACTACCACGCGGCCAACATCGTGCCGGCGTTGATGGTGTCGATCGCCAACCTGCTGGTCGGCGCGGTGACGCCCCACCTCAGCCACGCCTGGGAGCAGGGCCGCCGCGACGAGGTGTCCGACCAGCTCAACCTTACACTCAAGCTCACCGCGCTGGGCATGCTCGCCGGCGGCTGCGCCGTGCTGGTCGGCTGCCCCTGGCTGTTCGCCACGGCCTTCCCGGGCAAGTACGCCGAGGGGCTGGCCGTGCTGCCGTGGGCGGTCGTGGCCTGCGTGTGGTTCGGCGTGATGATGGTGGCGCAGACCTACGCGTTCTGTGCAGAGAAGTCGCGCCGCTGTGCGTTGCCGCTGGCCGCGGGGCTGCTCGCCAACGTGCTGCTGAACCTGTTGCTGCTGCCGCGGCTCGGGCTGCTGGGGGCGGTGGTCGCCACGGCGCTCGCCACGCTGCTGGCGCTCGTCGGCCAGTTGATCGTCAACCAACGTCTGGGGATGCGACTGCACCGCGGCACGCTGCTGCTGTGCGCAGCGCCGGCGGCGCTGACGGCGGGCCCCGCCGCCGCGGCCTTGATGCTGTGCGTCGCGATGCTTGCTAGGCGGGTGGTGTTCTCTCCGGAGGAGCTCGCCAAGGCGGGCACGTTGCGTCTGGGCGTTTTCCCCCGCGCCGCGGGAGCGTAG
- the tgt gene encoding tRNA guanosine(34) transglycosylase Tgt, with protein sequence MRGEGRGTDGNAPPHAVTFQLAHTDGAARRGVLRTPHGDVQTPAFMPVGTLGTVKGVTIDQLRATGAHMVLGNTYHLALRPGDETVERLGGLHRFMGWDGPILTDSGGFQVFSLSDRMTIDERGARFRSHLDGALIDLTPERAVEIQQRLGSDVAMVLDHVVALPGEPGVVAEAMRRSLRWAHRCQQAADRPDQSLFAIVQGGLDESLRRESAEGLAAMGFAGYAIGGLSVGEAPELMYRAIEATEPFLPADRPRYLMGVGRPEDLVEAVARGVDMFDCVMPTRNGRNALAFTAQGPVRLRNARWAEDRGPLEAGCPCPACRHSRGYLRHLFQSGEMLGPILVSIHNLSYYQRLMADMRTAIEAGRFSEFYDGWSRQLADGAAARAAGRSET encoded by the coding sequence GTGAGGGGCGAGGGGCGAGGGACGGACGGCAACGCGCCGCCGCACGCTGTCACCTTCCAGCTCGCCCACACCGACGGCGCCGCCCGCCGCGGCGTGCTCCGCACCCCGCACGGCGACGTGCAAACCCCGGCCTTCATGCCGGTCGGCACGCTCGGCACCGTGAAGGGGGTCACCATCGACCAGCTCCGCGCCACCGGTGCGCACATGGTGCTGGGCAACACCTACCACCTGGCGTTGCGGCCCGGAGACGAGACCGTTGAGCGGCTCGGCGGCCTCCATAGGTTCATGGGCTGGGACGGGCCTATCCTGACCGACAGCGGCGGCTTCCAGGTCTTCAGCCTCAGCGATCGCATGACGATCGACGAACGGGGCGCCCGCTTCCGCTCTCATTTGGACGGCGCCCTGATCGACCTCACCCCCGAGCGGGCGGTTGAGATCCAGCAGCGGCTGGGGAGCGACGTCGCGATGGTGCTCGACCACGTGGTGGCGCTCCCGGGCGAGCCGGGCGTGGTGGCCGAAGCGATGCGTCGCAGCCTCCGCTGGGCCCACCGCTGCCAGCAGGCGGCCGACCGCCCCGACCAGTCGCTGTTCGCGATCGTCCAAGGGGGCCTCGATGAGAGCCTCCGCCGCGAGAGCGCCGAGGGGCTCGCGGCGATGGGCTTCGCGGGCTACGCCATCGGCGGGCTGAGCGTCGGCGAGGCGCCGGAGCTGATGTACCGGGCCATCGAGGCGACCGAGCCGTTCCTCCCCGCGGACAGGCCGCGGTACCTGATGGGGGTGGGCCGGCCCGAGGATTTAGTGGAAGCGGTCGCCCGCGGGGTCGACATGTTCGACTGCGTGATGCCCACCCGCAACGGCCGCAACGCGCTAGCATTCACGGCCCAAGGCCCCGTGAGGCTGCGCAACGCCCGCTGGGCCGAGGACCGGGGCCCGCTCGAGGCGGGCTGCCCCTGCCCCGCCTGCCGGCACAGCCGGGGCTACCTGCGGCACTTGTTCCAATCGGGCGAGATGCTGGGGCCGATCTTGGTGTCGATCCACAACCTCAGCTACTACCAGCGGCTGATGGCGGACATGCGCACGGCGATCGAAGCGGGGCGTTTTTCGGAGTTCTACGACGGCTGGAGCCGCCAGCTCGCCGACGGCGCCGCGGCGCGCGCAGCGGGCCGGTCAGAAACCTGA
- a CDS encoding peptidylprolyl isomerase: MKVATFTTPQGEIRVELFEDKTPKTVANFEKLAGEGFYDGLKFHRVIEDFMIQGGCPKGTGTGDPGYKFEDEFHADLKHDKPGILSMANSGPNTNGSQFFITHVPCPWLDGKHTVFGAVLGDGQAVVDAIKQGDKMEKVTVTQE, encoded by the coding sequence ATGAAAGTCGCTACGTTCACCACGCCCCAGGGCGAGATCCGCGTCGAGCTGTTCGAGGACAAGACTCCCAAAACGGTCGCCAACTTCGAGAAGCTGGCCGGCGAGGGTTTCTACGACGGTCTGAAGTTCCACCGCGTGATCGAGGACTTCATGATCCAGGGGGGCTGCCCCAAGGGGACCGGCACCGGCGACCCCGGCTACAAGTTTGAGGACGAGTTCCACGCCGACCTCAAGCACGACAAGCCCGGCATCCTCAGCATGGCCAACAGCGGCCCCAACACCAACGGCAGCCAGTTCTTCATCACCCACGTCCCGTGCCCCTGGCTCGACGGCAAGCACACGGTGTTCGGCGCCGTGCTGGGCGACGGCCAAGCGGTGGTCGACGCGATCAAGCAGGGGGACAAGATGGAGAAGGTGACCGTGACCCAGGAGTGA
- a CDS encoding aldehyde dehydrogenase family protein gives MSTTVTTVRRPQVKQTQCFIGGKWVDSASGKTFETIHPATEEVIAEVAEGDAEDIDAAVDAAREAFDHGPWTKMDARDRGRLMYRFADLLEEEADELAGLETLDNGKPIRDSKGADIPLVIDTIRYYAGWADKLQGSTIPVRGDHFCYTRREAVGVVGQIIPWNFPALMAAWKWGPALATGCTIVMKPAEQTPLSCLRMAKLAQEAGIPDGVINVVPGYGPTAGAALVRHPGVDKIAFTGEGATAKIIQKEAAETVKRLTFELGGKSPNVVFADADLDAAIAGAHFGLYFNQGQCCCAGSRVFVEDSVHDQFVERLAGMNSARQVGDPFDPATEQGPQVDKDQFDKIMKYVEYGREDGAECVTGGKRFGESGYFIEPTLFTGVKDEMRIATDEIFGPVMSVLKFSDAEEAAERANKTIYGLAAAVWTRDISKAHRFAAKVRAGTVWVNCYDAFDSAAPFGGFKQSGLGRELGAAGLDAYTELKTVTVKL, from the coding sequence ATGTCGACCACCGTTACTACCGTCCGTCGGCCGCAGGTGAAGCAGACCCAGTGTTTCATCGGCGGCAAGTGGGTCGACTCGGCCAGCGGCAAGACTTTTGAGACGATCCACCCCGCCACCGAAGAAGTGATCGCCGAGGTGGCCGAGGGGGACGCCGAGGACATCGACGCCGCGGTCGACGCGGCCCGCGAGGCGTTCGATCACGGCCCGTGGACGAAGATGGACGCCCGCGACCGAGGCCGGCTGATGTACCGCTTCGCCGACCTGCTCGAGGAAGAGGCGGACGAGCTGGCGGGGCTCGAGACGCTGGACAACGGCAAGCCGATCCGCGACAGCAAGGGCGCCGACATCCCGCTGGTGATCGACACCATCCGTTACTACGCCGGCTGGGCGGACAAGCTGCAGGGCTCGACGATCCCGGTCCGCGGCGACCACTTTTGCTACACCCGCCGCGAGGCGGTGGGCGTGGTGGGGCAGATCATCCCGTGGAACTTCCCGGCGCTCATGGCGGCCTGGAAGTGGGGCCCGGCGCTGGCGACCGGCTGCACCATCGTGATGAAGCCCGCCGAGCAGACGCCGCTGTCGTGCCTGCGGATGGCCAAGCTGGCCCAGGAGGCGGGCATCCCCGACGGCGTGATCAACGTGGTGCCCGGTTACGGCCCGACCGCCGGCGCCGCGCTGGTGCGGCACCCGGGCGTCGACAAGATCGCCTTTACCGGCGAGGGAGCCACGGCCAAGATTATCCAGAAGGAAGCGGCCGAGACGGTCAAGCGGCTGACGTTCGAGCTGGGGGGCAAGAGCCCCAACGTGGTGTTCGCGGACGCGGACCTGGACGCCGCGATCGCCGGCGCCCACTTCGGCCTCTACTTCAACCAGGGGCAGTGCTGCTGCGCCGGCAGCCGCGTGTTTGTTGAGGACTCCGTGCACGACCAGTTCGTCGAGCGTCTGGCGGGGATGAACTCTGCCCGGCAGGTGGGCGACCCCTTCGACCCTGCTACCGAGCAGGGCCCGCAGGTCGACAAGGACCAGTTCGACAAGATCATGAAGTACGTCGAGTACGGCCGCGAGGACGGCGCCGAGTGCGTCACCGGCGGCAAGCGCTTCGGCGAGAGCGGCTACTTCATCGAGCCGACGCTGTTTACCGGCGTGAAGGACGAGATGCGGATCGCGACCGACGAGATCTTCGGCCCCGTGATGAGCGTGCTGAAGTTCAGCGACGCCGAAGAAGCGGCCGAGCGCGCCAACAAGACCATCTACGGCCTGGCCGCGGCGGTGTGGACACGCGACATCTCGAAGGCCCACCGCTTCGCCGCGAAGGTGCGGGCCGGCACCGTGTGGGTGAACTGCTACGACGCCTTCGACTCTGCGGCCCCCTTCGGCGGCTTCAAGCAGAGCGGCCTAGGCCGCGAGCTGGGCGCCGCGGGCCTCGACGCGTACACCGAGCTGAAGACGGTGACGGTGAAGTTGTGA
- a CDS encoding lysophospholipid acyltransferase family protein, which yields MLTEIAINLLAKFMGGASVRWVDSQPDTTQRVYFANHTSHIDVILVWSALPAHVRKITRPVAAKDYWSQNWFRRKLARAYNALLIDRHEVKVHQSPVDVMLREIGQEHSVIIFPEGGRSDGVAIGEFKSGLYYMARKRPDLELIPVYLNNMNRVLPRDEYLPIPLLTTVTFGPPMWLERGESKVDFLARARSAVIKLGEAYREEPDHSRTGLPAPLGPTPPAGAAG from the coding sequence ATGCTCACCGAAATCGCGATCAACCTGCTCGCCAAGTTTATGGGGGGGGCGAGCGTGCGCTGGGTTGATTCCCAGCCGGACACGACCCAGCGGGTCTACTTCGCCAACCACACCAGCCACATCGACGTGATCTTGGTCTGGTCCGCCCTGCCCGCCCACGTCCGCAAGATCACCCGCCCGGTGGCCGCCAAGGACTACTGGTCGCAGAACTGGTTCCGCCGAAAGCTGGCCCGGGCCTACAACGCGCTGCTGATCGACCGGCACGAGGTCAAGGTGCACCAGAGCCCCGTAGACGTGATGCTCCGCGAGATCGGCCAGGAGCACTCCGTGATCATCTTCCCCGAGGGGGGCCGCAGCGACGGCGTCGCCATCGGCGAGTTCAAGAGCGGCCTGTACTACATGGCCCGCAAGCGGCCCGACCTCGAGCTGATCCCGGTCTACCTGAACAACATGAACCGGGTGCTGCCGCGGGACGAGTACCTGCCGATCCCGCTGCTCACCACGGTGACCTTCGGGCCGCCGATGTGGCTCGAGCGGGGCGAGTCGAAGGTCGACTTCCTAGCCCGGGCCCGTAGCGCCGTGATCAAGCTGGGCGAGGCCTACCGCGAGGAGCCGGATCACAGCCGCACGGGCCTGCCGGCGCCGCTGGGACCCACCCCGCCCGCGGGGGCCGCGGGATGA